Part of the Sulfuricurvum kujiense DSM 16994 genome, CGCAACGATCAAAATAGCAACAATAGGGCTTTTAAACTGTCCTAAAAAAATTGAGAAGTAAGAGCGCTCCTCTTCTTTAAGCGTATTGAACCCGTATATACGAAGACGTTTATCCGCTTCATTAGCTTCAATACCCGACGGGGAGCTTTTTAATAAATCATACAGTTCTTCAGGGGTTTTTGTATACGAATAATCAGAATTGTTCATTATTGCCTCTTTACTGCCTTATGAGGCTGCAAAGAGTTATATTAGCGTACTATCGCCCTATTCGGGGTAAGAGGGAAGATTTTCTTAAAATGGCCAAACCGCTTCGACCAGTTTGCTTCCCCAGCCGCGCTGGGTTGAGCGATCTACATCCCCTTCATTGGCATATAGGATTTTGGCATCGGAAATTTTTGCCGAGTTAATCTGATTATTCTGATCGATGTCATACGGACGGATGACACCGCTTAGCTGCATGATCTGTTTTTGATCATCCACCATGATTTCTCGGCGCCCGGTAATAAAATAGTTTCCGTTTGACATAACTTTAACGATTCTAGCAGAAACCGTCGTGGTAAACGAAGCGTTTTTAGTGGCACTGCCGGATCCGGCATACGAAGAGGTCGATCCGCCGGTGAATCCGATATTCGATAATCCGTTCAGTTTATTGACCGCCGAATTAACCGTCGAGTTTGCTCCGGCTGAAGTGAATACTCCACCGTTCAAGCCTAATGTATCAGCTTCGGAAAGGGCTTTTTTACCGACATTCGAGCTGCTTGCCGTCTCCGAGATCACGACCGTGACCACATCGTTTACATGCATTGCTTTATGATCGGAAAAAAGAGGACTGTCCCCCTGACCGAACAGGCTGCCTCGGGCGACAAAACTGTTCTCTTCTTCACGCGACGGCATCTCTTCGACATATTTCGGAGGGGTAAATGTGATTTCAGGCTCTGTCAGACGCGCAGTACAACCGCTCAGCAACAATGACGCAGATAAAATTGATAAGTAAAGGGATATGCGCATTATTCC contains:
- the flgH gene encoding flagellar basal body L-ring protein FlgH, translated to MRISLYLSILSASLLLSGCTARLTEPEITFTPPKYVEEMPSREEENSFVARGSLFGQGDSPLFSDHKAMHVNDVVTVVISETASSSNVGKKALSEADTLGLNGGVFTSAGANSTVNSAVNKLNGLSNIGFTGGSTSSYAGSGSATKNASFTTTVSARIVKVMSNGNYFITGRREIMVDDQKQIMQLSGVIRPYDIDQNNQINSAKISDAKILYANEGDVDRSTQRGWGSKLVEAVWPF